The following are encoded together in the Cyanobacterium aponinum PCC 10605 genome:
- a CDS encoding NAD-dependent malic enzyme — MTDLTPSSSFSLAVHLELLNRAGALAKVTNAIASVGGSLGNITLIERNLQTVKRELQIDASSSDHADKILDAIKSLEDVKILQVSDRTFELHKGGKIRIENRIEIKNSSDLAMAYTPGVGRICKAIAEKPEEVFSLTIKSNSIAIVTDGSAVLGLGNLGAEAALPVMEGKAMLFKGFADIDAFPICLATQDVEEIISIVKNIIPVFGGVNLEDIAAPRCFEIEKRLQEELDVPIFHDDQHGTAIVTMAALINALKLVGKEIDKIRVVINGAGAAGVAIARLLNQAQCYNITLCDSKGIISKDRENLNAEKQLLAVEKGGTLADALVDADVFIGVSAPNILTPDMVKTMAKDTIIFAMANPIPEIQPELIKDIAAVVATGRSDYPNQINNVLAFPGIFRGALDCRAKGLTTEMYLQAAGAIASLVSTEELNKEHIVPSVFDPRVATVVAEAVKKAAREAGVARN; from the coding sequence ATGACAGATTTAACTCCTAGTTCTAGTTTTAGTTTAGCGGTACATTTAGAATTGTTAAACCGTGCGGGTGCTTTAGCTAAAGTTACAAATGCGATCGCATCTGTGGGAGGAAGTTTAGGGAATATAACCCTGATAGAGAGAAATTTACAGACAGTAAAAAGAGAGTTGCAGATTGATGCTTCTAGTAGTGACCATGCTGATAAAATTCTTGACGCCATTAAATCCCTAGAAGATGTAAAAATACTACAAGTGAGCGATCGCACCTTTGAATTGCATAAGGGGGGAAAAATCCGCATCGAAAATCGCATTGAGATTAAAAACTCCTCTGATTTAGCAATGGCTTATACTCCCGGAGTTGGTAGAATTTGTAAAGCGATTGCGGAAAAACCGGAAGAAGTCTTTTCTTTGACGATTAAAAGCAACAGTATAGCTATTGTTACTGATGGTAGTGCTGTTTTAGGTTTAGGTAACTTAGGGGCGGAGGCGGCTTTACCGGTAATGGAAGGTAAGGCGATGTTATTTAAAGGCTTTGCAGATATTGACGCATTTCCCATTTGTTTAGCCACTCAGGATGTGGAAGAAATTATTTCCATTGTCAAAAATATCATTCCCGTATTCGGCGGGGTGAATTTAGAGGATATAGCCGCACCTCGTTGTTTTGAAATCGAAAAAAGATTACAGGAAGAATTAGACGTTCCCATTTTCCACGATGACCAACATGGTACAGCCATAGTAACAATGGCGGCGTTAATTAATGCCCTCAAATTAGTTGGGAAGGAAATTGACAAAATTCGAGTTGTTATCAACGGTGCAGGGGCGGCAGGGGTTGCCATCGCCCGTTTGTTGAATCAAGCTCAGTGTTATAATATTACACTTTGTGACTCTAAGGGTATTATTAGTAAAGATCGGGAAAATCTCAATGCAGAGAAGCAACTCTTAGCAGTAGAAAAAGGAGGCACTTTAGCGGATGCGTTGGTTGATGCGGATGTGTTTATCGGAGTTAGCGCCCCCAATATTTTAACCCCTGATATGGTGAAAACAATGGCAAAAGATACCATTATCTTTGCGATGGCGAATCCTATCCCCGAAATTCAACCCGAATTAATCAAAGATATAGCCGCCGTTGTTGCCACTGGTAGAAGTGATTACCCCAATCAAATCAATAACGTTTTGGCTTTTCCCGGTATCTTTCGAGGTGCATTGGATTGTCGTGCTAAAGGCCTCACCACCGAAATGTATCTTCAAGCCGCAGGTGCGATCGCATCTTTAGTATCTACAGAAGAATTAAATAAAGAACACATAGTACCTTCTGTATTTGATCCCAGAGTTGCCACAGTGGTAGCGGAGGCGGTGAAAAAAGCGGCAAGAGAAGCAGGAGTGGCGAGAAATTAA
- a CDS encoding glutathione S-transferase C-terminal domain-containing protein has protein sequence MVHGENGWTFAQGEGVIPDPLFEAQYLYQIYIQADPNYTGRVTVPVLWDKKTHTIVNNESSEIIRMFNSAFDDIGAKAVDYYPSHLREEIDEVNDRIYHNINNGVYKCGFATTQQAYEEAFIPLFSTLDWLEERLSKQKYLVGNQLTEAD, from the coding sequence TTGGTTCATGGGGAAAATGGTTGGACATTCGCCCAAGGAGAAGGCGTAATACCTGATCCATTATTTGAGGCACAATATCTTTATCAAATATATATCCAAGCTGATCCTAACTATACAGGAAGGGTGACAGTTCCCGTCTTGTGGGATAAAAAAACTCACACCATCGTTAATAACGAATCCTCTGAAATAATCAGAATGTTTAATAGTGCCTTTGATGATATTGGTGCGAAAGCGGTGGATTACTACCCTTCTCATCTCCGAGAAGAAATAGACGAGGTTAACGATCGTATTTATCATAACATTAACAATGGGGTTTATAAATGCGGTTTTGCCACCACTCAACAAGCCTACGAAGAAGCCTTTATCCCCTTATTTTCCACCTTAGATTGGCTAGAGGAAAGATTGTCAAAACAAAAATACCTTGTGGGAAATCAACTCACAGAAGCCGACTGA